TTTTATAttaggagaattttttttttttttaataagaatatgttacaattgctcccaatCGCTCTAACTTGGGACGTTATATGGGAGCAATTGTAACAATGGCAAACCATTGTTGATCAATGaaagaaggaattcttttgctggttcaacCACTACAGAAGGACTCCAACGAAGAGATAAAGACGTTGAAAAATTTCTTGCTCAtcctaatttaaaattaaagagtgTTTCTGTTGATTCTCAaatttcttctgctttttacacTAGTAAGTAAACTCCTCCTCCCACTCAAGTTGATGATGACAGAggatctctttctccttctgcttcGGATTTCAACGGATCCCTTCCCCCTCCCCATCAATTAAATGTTATGCTCCTATAAAAATTCCTTTTCCCAAATCAATTGGCCTGCtttacaaaaagatttttcctcaaaagaaaatcaaccattaagaCATGCTTACCAttctaatttttctgaaaaagaaagatcCATTATCAAAGTCCGttggactgaaaaaatgatTCAAGAACGAAagcatattttgttttttgatttcctTCAAAATCATTACCCCACCAACAATGTTCtaaatgttgttaaaaaatcttttgttaaagaaaacaaaaccactGTCAAagcttctcatcctcctcttgaaaattTACTAGTCCGTACTTATGGAACTGATACTACTGTTAAAGCCTCCCCTTTTAAAACTCTTGATCCTGCCCACAATGAAACTAGAAAAATCATTGAGCAAAACAATTTTGCCAACCAATCCCTTCATATCATTGGTCAACAATTGGATCGCATTGAAAATAAAATCGATATTCCCATTATCCCTGGTTTGAAAACTGAaaaaccaatcatttctctacccgaagaaagaaaaaatcttggGCTGAGaaccactaaccaaaaaaatgttgaaaagatTGACAAAATGCTGTCAGAATTAAAACCTAGTCAAGCCAACACCTCCGGAAAAGCTTGTGTTATTCAAAAGATTGATGAAACTtctgattccgaaaattctgaatattctcaatatccttctgatttcaacattaaaatgattgaagaagaTTTCGGAAGCAATGATCCAGAGCAAAAACTCCAAAGAATTTTTGATAAAacctgttgggtcatggatcagcccATTTAAATATTCAACAGTCTTCAGGCCCAATCTGAGAAAGCCCAAGACCTGGACCTAAGACTCAAGAATCCGAGACCTATGTCCGAGACCCAGTAAGCCGAGTCTTTGGTATCCGAGACTATTAAATCCGAGACCCCATAAGCAGAGACCATAAAGTCCGAGACTAACTCAGGACATACAGGTCTCGGTAAAGGAAATAACTCCGATATCCTAAAAGATATTACTGTTAGTAAATAACTAATCTTGTTGTTTACTAAGGTATCATATCTATTTACAATCTAAATCTTCtatatatcaatgaagataGGCCAGTTAGCATCTAAGGTCACAAAGGCGACCGAGTCCCACTCGGTCCCCTGATCTCAGGACATTAAAATCACGGAacaactaacaaacatgatcctacattcaaatgtttgctcagccgatatcaagggataagattcctgcGTGTATGGGAAATCAAATCCTCTActtgcctataaatacaagtcatattaTCAAAGCAAAGGTGATCACAACTCTCGCAATTTGAGCTTTGTAGTTGTTGCTAATATCCTTTCTCTTATttattctgacttaggcatcggagtgttcCCGCTGGCTCACCCCCAGTCGcttcgatccttctttcttctttgttgtgcagtcaaataGTTCGTGTGTTGGTCAATTCAAGCTCGACAGGGGTGCCACATCACCATTTGGAAAACTGTGATTCTACAGTTTGGCGCCGTTTGTGGGAACTtcgattttcatcagttcttaCTATCTACTAATCCAGTATGGTGAGTACTCGGGCAACTACAGCAGCTTCCAGCGCACCACCACCTAATTTAGCAGAGTTCATGAAGCTGATGACCAAGTCCATGAAGGCTTTAGAGAAGCAAAATGAAGACCTGGCTATAAGGCTCACAGCTGCTGAAGGCCGTAATAGCCAGAGGGACCAAGAGCGTGAGGAAAGGCGAGCAAAAAGGCATGAAGAGAGGCGCGAGAGGGAAAGGCGTGCAGAAATCCGCGATGGGAAGCGAATTGCTGGTTCCCATCGTGAAGAAGAAGCGAGTTCAGTTCAAGCCAGCCATGATACTACTGTCCAGAATGAGGAACGCTGTGAGCAGGAGAACCCAGAGAGGTCTCAGCATACTAGGCCTCGAAGGGAGCAACTTCATGGGCGAAATAAGACCTAGATGAATGCTGACATGGAAGATCTCAAAAGGAAGTACGAAGAGCTAACTCGCAAGCTGATTGCTAAAGAAGAGAAAAGCCCTGGAGGAGAGCTTATGGACAACACCGACCTGCCTTTTACCGATCGAGTATTGAGTTTTCCTTTGCCCGACAACTTCAAAATGCCTCGTGTCAAGGAGTTTGACGGCAATGGCGACCCTTCTGAACATATGGAAAGCATCCGCGCACACTTCTCCCTTTATAGGTTTCCTGGATGAAATCGCATGCAGAATCTTTCCCCTTCACCTTAGAAGGAGTTGCTCAGGATTGGTTCGCCAGATTGCCTGCCAAATCGGTGGATAATTTCAAAACACTTGGACGCCTCTTTTTGAGTCAATTCCTGGCAACCCGGAAGAGGAAGAAACACTCCGCTTGTTTACTATCCCTTCGTCAGGGAAATGAGGAGAGCCTGAAGGATTTCATGCTCAGGTTTAATAAAGAAAAGCTGCTGGTGGAAAATCCAGGTGATCAAATGGTGTTATCCGCATTATGGCACGGAGTTCGGCCGAATGGGCCTCTAATGACCGAAGTATCAAAGCGTTCGACAAAGATAACTCTTCGCGAGTTTATCAAGAAGACAGAGGAGTATATCAATCAAGAGGAAATGATTAAGGCTCTAACAAAAGGTCAGGAGGAAGAAGACGGAGAAAAGGAGGATGCCAAAAATGAGCTACTTGCAACGTCTACTCCAAAGGAAGGGAAATTCCTGAAGAAAGTAGCAAAGAAGACTGTCCCAACCTTTCCAAAGATAGAAGCCCAAAGACGCAAAGATCGAAGGTTTACACCTTTGAATACCGGAGTCAATGAAGTGTTTATGGAAATTAGAAGAGACCCAGCCTTCAGGTGGCCGAATAAGTTAAAAGGTGATTCGAGGAAGCGAGATCGAACGAAGTTCTGCGAATACCATAATGATCATGGGCATTTGACAGAAGATTGTATAACCCTACGATAGGAGATCGAAACCTTCATCAGAAATGGAAGGCTTGTAAGGTTCCTTGCAGGAGAAAGGAATCGGGACGCAGTTCACCAACAGAGACGTAGGAGGACGAGAGCCAAGACGTGATCGGGAGGACGGCTAGGGAGAGGATCCGAGACCCCCTCGGGACCAAGGTGTGGTAGGCGAAATCCACACTATTGCTGGAggaatagctggtggaggacaGTCTAATTCGGCCAGAAAAGCCTACGCTAGGAAAACACAGGCCGAGGAAGTCTTTACAGTACAGAGACCTTCCAAAGTTGCAAAGAAGGATTCAGTGATCCTTTCTTTCTCTAAAGAAGATGCTAGGGGGTAATGCAGCCACATGATGATCCGCTAGTCATAATAGTGACGGTGGCCAATCATATAATCCATCGAATTTTGGTGGACAATGGGAGTTCAGATGATGTTTTATATTGgctagtttttaagcaaatggtattgatcgtgataggatcaaaccaTTTAGCTCTCCCCTGGTTGGATTGGCAAGAGAGCAAGTCTAGCCGATTGGTCATAACTAACCGAGGCCTGTACTGTTATAAAGTCATGCCCTTCGGTTTGAAGAATGCAGGGGCAACGTACCAGAGGCTGCTAAACAAGATGTTCCGAGACCAGATCGGACGCAATATGGAGGTATACGTcgatgacatgctagtcaaaAGTATGCTACCACAGGACCATGTACTCAACTTGCAAGAGACGTTTGCAACCTTGAAGAAATacgggatgaagttgaatccctcAAAGTGTGTGTTTGGAGTCTCATTAGGAAAGTTCCTCGGTTACATGGTATCAAGCCGAGGAATAGAAGCTAATCCTGAAAAGATACAAGCTATCTTGGATATGCAGTCTCCGAAAAACTTGAAGCAGCTCCAGCAATTGACTGGAAGGATATCGGCACTAAATCGGTTCATTTCACGATCAACCGATAAGTGTCTTCCATTTTTCAAAGTCTTGCGAAAGGCCTTTGAATGGACGGACGAATGTAAAGAAGCCTTCGGGCAGCAAAAGGGGTATCTAGCAAGCTCGACTTTGCTAAGTCAGACGATACCTGGAGAaatattgtatttgtatttagtTGTGTCTCCCACGGCTGTGAGTACGGCATTAATCTGAGAAGAGGAAGGAGTTCAAAAACCTGTATATTTCATTAGCAGAGCTTTGAGAGGCGCTGAAGAAAGATACCCTCAGGTGGAGAAATTGGCTTTCGCCTTGATCATAGCATCCAGAAAACTCCGACCTTACTTTCAAGCTCATACTATTAGGGTGTTAACTGAGTACCCTCTGAAGAAAGTATTAAGAAAGCTAGATCTGTCGGGAAGACTAGCCAATTGGGCGATTGAGTTGGGAGAGTTTGACATTGAATTTCTCCCTCGAAGTTCTCTCAAGGGTCAGGCACTGGCTGATTTTCTGGCAGAATTCACTAATCTGCCAAACGTCACCAGTTGGCCTGGAGATGAGACTTGGGTAATTTACGTAGACGGATCATCTACGAAGAAGCATGGTGGAGCTGTGATAGTAATGATTACTCTCGATGGGGAAGAATTGTGTAGTTCcttgaagttgaagttcaaAACCATAAATAACGAGGCTGAGTACGAGGCAGTCCTggcaggactcggtttagctcTTGAAATGGGAGCCAAATTTGTGGAAATACGGAGTAACTCCCAAGTCGTCGTAGGGCACATCCGAGGTGAATTTGAAGCCAAGGGAGACAAGATGAAGTTATACTTATCTAAAGTGCAAGAAATGCAGAGTTTATTCAATAAATTCAGTATTGTGAAAATTCTGAGGCCAAAAAATGAGAGAGCAGACCAATTGGCCCGAATAGCCTCAACAGCTAATGGAGAGATTGAAGCCGAGACTcctatccaaattcttccacaGTCATCCGTTACCGAGATGGTGTCGGTCTCGACAGTCGAGACCATACCTGATTGGCAACTGGAAATCGTGGAATACCTGGAAAGAGGAGTACTCCCCTCAGATAAAAAACTGGCTACCCGGTTGAAGGTAAGAGCAGAAAGGTTTACAATGGTAAATGAAATCCTTTACAAGAGAGGTTTCATGTTGCCACTCTTAAAATGTGTTTCGAAGGAAGAAGGAAATTATATCCTTAGAGAAATCCATGAAGGGATTTGTGGAAGCCATTCTGGAGCCAGAATACTGGCACATAAAACAGTCTGAGCGggtttctattggcccaacATGAATCGGGACTCGGCAGATATAGTcagaaattgtgacaagtgccagCGATTCGCTAATATCACTCATCAGCCTCCTAAAGATCTGAGTGCAATCTCTTCACCCTGGCCCTTCTCTCAATGGGTggtagatatagtaggaccattGCCTCGGAGCAGAGGAGGTGTACGGTTTGCGGTTGTTGCTGTGGATTATTTCACTAAGTGGGTAGAGGTTGAAGCCCTAATGAATATCACAGCCAAGGCAATAGAACGATTCTGATGGAAGAACATCATATGCCATTATGGCATTCCTCATGCTTTTGTCATAGATAATGGCAAGCAGTTTGACTGCGACTCATTCCGAGCCTGGTGTGCCTAGCTTCGAATAAGGAACTATTACTCGTCTCCAGGGCATCCCCAGGCTAATGGGCAGGTAGAGGCTACCAACAAAACGAtcttgaagatgttgaagaagaAGCTGGATGATCGGAAAGGAAACTGGGCGGAAGACCTTCCCGATGTATTATGGGCGTACCGAACAACCAAGAGAATTCCAACCGAAGAAACGCCATATGCCTTAGCATTTGGAACTGAGGCAGTCATTCCAGCCGAGGTAGGCTCGGGCAGCTATCGTGTAGAGACCTTCCAATCCGAGACTAATAACGAGGGTTTACAGCTGCACTTGGACTTGCTACAAGAAAAGCGGGATCAAGCCCAGGTGACTATGGCAGCATACCAGGCAAGAATGACTCGGTATTTCAACAGGAAGGTCAAGCCTTGGagcttcaaagttggagatatgGTCCTACGTAAAGCTACTCTGGCGACCAAGGACCCAGCTGAGGGAAAGCTAGCtcctaattgggaaggaccttatAGGGTGATTGAGTGCAAAAGAGCAGGAGCATACCACCTGGAAGATTCCAAAGGTAAGGCTCTTCCGAGGCCTTGGAACGCTGAGCACCTTAAAAAGTACTATGTCTAAATGCTGTGATATGTGATTTCTTTgtcatttcattattattttcatctCGGAGTTATGCAGCATATAAAGTTCATATGAAGGAATTAAATGATTCTATTAACTCGGAGAAGACGGCTGAAAGGGCTCTTCCGAGCCCTAAAAATGATGCAACCGAAAGGAGCATTCTTTTAACATAACATAACCCAGATTCAAAAACCTAATAGAACTACCCAAGACCTAACTCGGAGTAGCATAACTATGGGCAAGTCTgagtatagaaaaaaaaaacctcatcaAACTCCCCGAGACCTGACTCGGGGTAGCAATCAAACtccccgagacctaactcggggTAGCAATCAAACACCACGAGGCCTAAATCAAGGTAGCATAACTAAGGTTAAATTGAAGTCTCCAAGACATAACTCGGAGAAATATAATTATAAGTTTTTCTAACTACCTTAAGCAACAAACAAATATCAGAAAGTTGTTATTCCGAGATTGATATAAACACAAAAACTCgtttcattaaaaaagaaatttgaggtATATACAAAGAACCATCAAATGGTATTACATCATTTTTCCTTAGGGGCGAAAACAGGGGTAACATCAGGGGCCTCGGCAGATGCGAACTCGGCAGTATCGGCCTCGGCAGACTGGGCGTCATCAGGAGCAGACTCTATGTCTCGTTGCTGTTGATCCGAGAAGGGATCAAAGAAACATTCTTTTATTCCTGCTGCATCAGGCATTTGTTCTTGGCCCAAATTTACCAGTTGTGCCATGGCTACATCCAAACAAGGGATGTCCTCGATCTTCACCTTGCCAAGATCTATCTTCCGAGTCGGGTCCTTAGCCCATGCTCGAAAGGTTTCGAAGCCAAGGATGAGCCTGTCGGCCCAGGCAGAATTTCGAACCCATGAGGCAAAAGACAGCTAACGTAAATAATTGGCAGCTCGGGTTTTAGCCTCCTTCAGCTGGGCCCTTACTTGGGCATACTTTCCTTTGAAGAATTTGAGCTTCTCCTCGGCAACCACTTTGGCTTCACTCGTCTTGGTCATCAGAACCTTTAGACTCAAGACTTCATCCTGGCTAATTTTAGTTGGTCCGAGACCCCTGCATGTGTTTCTTCCAGTTGGCTTAGGTC
This window of the Corylus avellana chromosome ca5, CavTom2PMs-1.0 genome carries:
- the LOC132181868 gene encoding uncharacterized protein LOC132181868, with product MNADMEDLKRKYEELTRKLIAKEEKSPGGELMDNTDLPFTDRVLSFPLPDNFKMPRVKEFDESFPFTLEGVAQDWFARLPAKSVDNFKTLGRLFLSQFLATRKRKKHSACLLSLRQGNEESLKDFMLRFNKEKLLVENPGDQMVLSALWHGVRPNGPLMTEVSKRSTKITLREFIKKTEEYINQEEMIKALTKGQEEEDGEKEDAKNELLATSTPKEGKFLKKVAKKTVPTFPKIEAQRRKDRRFTPLNTGVNEVFMEIRRDPAFRWPNKLKGDSRKRDRTKFCEYHNDHGHLTEDCITLR
- the LOC132181869 gene encoding uncharacterized protein LOC132181869, which translates into the protein MQPHDDPLVIIVTVANHIIHRILVDNGSSDDVLYWLVFKQMVLIVIGSNHLALPWLDWQESKSSRLVITNRGLYCYKVMPFGLKNAGATYQRLLNKMFRDQIGRNMEVYVDDMLVKSMLPQDHVLNLQETFATLKKYGMKLNPSKCVFGVSLGKFLGYMVSSRGIEANPEKIQAILDMQSPKNLKQLQQLTGRISALNRFISRSTDKCLPFFKVLRKAFEWTDECKEAFGQQKGYLASSTLLSQTIPGEILALRGAEERYPQVEKLAFALIIASRKLRPYFQAHTIRVLTEYPLKKVLRKLDLSGRLANWAIELGEFDIEFLPRSSLKGQALADFLAEFTNLPNVTSWPGDETWVIYVDGSSTKKHGGAVIVMITLDGEELCSSLKLKFKTINNEAEYEAVLAGLGLALEMGAKFVEIRSNSQVVVGHIRGEFEAKGDKMKLYLSKVQEMQSLFNKFSIVKILRPKNERADQLARIASTANGEIEAETPIQILPQSSVTEMVSVSTVETIPDWQLEIVEYLERGVLPSDKKLATRLKVRAERFTMVNEILYKRGFMLPLLKCVSKEEGNYILREIHEGICGSHSGARILAHKTV